The region TCACAGTTTTTGAAACTGCGGCTTCCATGCTTTTCTTCTAAAGCCTGTTCTACCATTTGTACAGCAAGAGTTGCTGTAGGTTTTGCAGCATCAAGAGCACTTTCTGTTCCCAGATATACTCTGCTTATTTCTTTCGGATTGATATTATAATCATTGATTAACCTCAACAAAGCTTCTGCGGCAAATGTCGCAGCATCTTCATGTACATCCGGAAAAGCCATTTTATGGAGACCTAAGCCTTTTTCTAATTTTAACGGATCAATTCCTCTATTCTCTGCTAACTCTTTAATTTCCAAATACAAATGCGGCACATAATAAGAAGCCGCCTCAACTCCAACTTTCATAAATATTAGTTTTTGTAAAAAACCCTACGAAGTTAGGGAGTTGAATTTAAAAAGAAAAAAATATGGCATACTATTTTATCACAGTACGCCATAATTATTGATGTTGTTTTTCTGTTTATTGAGGTAAATCCTCTGATATTTTCTGTTTTTTCGAAACTACTTTCTCCAGAATATATCTTACAGAAGAAGCATCCGCAGGTGGATTAGCTACTTTTTCTTTTTTTACTTTCAATACATATTCGTATCCAGGTTCATAAGTAAAGCCTTCAACAGACTGATACATATAACTCCAGATTTTAGCTTCTCCTTCTTTTACCAAATAGCATTTTTGCTTTCCTACACCAGTACAGTCAACTTGTTTTGAAGCCACTACAAATGTTTCAGCATCATTTCCTTTAGCTGTCTTTTGTACGTTACACTGCTGAAGTACAAAAAGTCCTAATACGGCAACAAATAGTTTACTAAATGCAAGTATTTTTTTCATAGAATTTATATTTGCGGCCTTAAAGACAAGAACCGTGCTAAAATTCTAATTTGAGTTATTTTTTTTGAAAAAAAATTAAAAACATTACTGATCGTAGTGGTTAGGATGCTGTGCTTTAATCACATCCACAGTTCCTAAAACTTTATCTTTTAATGTATCCTGATATTGTTGCAGTTTCTCCGCAACCTGTTCATCTGCACTTCCTATTATTTTAGCTGCTAAAATACCTGCATTCAAGGCGCCGTTCAATGCGACTGTTGCTACCGGAATACCACCAGGCATTTGCAGAATAGACAGGACAGAGTCCCATCCGTCTATGGAATTACTGGATAATATTGGAACTCCGATTACCGGAAGCGTTGTACAGCTTGCCACCATTCCGGGAAGATGTGCTGCACCTCCTGCGCCGGCAATAATTACTTTCAATCCTCTCTGTTTTGCTGACTTAGCATATTCAAACATACGCTCCGGTGTTCTGTGTGCAGAAACCACAGTCAGTTCATATGGAATACCTAAATCATTAAGAAAATTGGCTGCCTGTTCCATAATTGGTAAGTCGCTCTGACTTCCCATAATAATTCCGATCATGTTTACTTTTTTTAGATGGTCAAAGATAATGAAATTGAAAGGAAAGCTTATCGTAATTGCTCTATTCCTAAAGCCATTTTAGCAGAAAGACTAAGCAAAGGTGCAACATTTTCTTTTTTCACCAAAAAGAAGCCATAGGAATCTCCTAAAGTATTCATATTCATTAGCTCAAGATCCCTTTCCGCCAAAGCTTTCTGTATATAAGGAAAAAGATCGTGGCTGTATGTTTCTTCAGGATAATTGAAATTCCATCTTTCATCCAAAAATGCTCCGATAATTCCTTCAATATCCTCCGGATCAAATTTCCAGTCGCTGTACCAATAATTATCTTCATGAATAATCTCAAACCTTAATGGGAAATAACCATCATCATAATACTCCCAATCTTCATCTTTTTCCTCCAGTTCTGCAATCAGTTCATCTTTATCTCTATAATTCTGCTCATACAGATATTGAGCCTTTTCTTCTAAATCTTCAATCTCCCAGTAATTTGCTAAACCCAGGACGTCTTTAAAGTCTTGCAATGTAATTTCTCTGGAAACTCTGGCATTCGGATATTTATCTGTAATGCCTTTATTAATCTCTACTCCGGTTTCCTGAGACATAGCTGCTAATACTTTTTCAAGTTCAGCTATGGCTGGCTCTATTTCAGAATCCGGATTATTAAGATCAACAATATCAGTTGAATCGAGTAATCCTGCAATACTATAATCCATACCTCTCTTGTAAAAAATACGATAAGCATTTATTTCCTCTCCATCGCCTACTATTACGAAAAGCACATAGAATTTGTGGAGTGCACTTTTAAAATAGCTTTGTTCTTCTTCAGAAGGATCTGTTCGGAAATTGAACTGCATAAGATTATATTGTCCGTCATTTTTCAACCATTCTTCTGTATCTATAAGACCAATCTCTGCTTTTTCATGGACTTTATTCAGTAGCTCATAAAAGTTAGAAAATCCATTTTTCTTTAACACATTCAGATCAGTCTCACTATCCCGATAAGAGTTTGGGATTTCATACCAGATCATTTCTGCGACTTTATGCTGCCCTTCCACCAGTGTTTCTACATAACTATTGTCTTCCTGCAGATACATAAAAAGCTTATAAAAACTTTCGAAATCAAAGTTGTATTTATTATGTTTTATTTTTTTCTTTTTTCTAAAAGGATTCCACATATTAAATTATCTTTTCAGCACTTGTATTTACTTGCTACAGGCTAAAATATAAAAACTAATAATATCTTTGCAATACTTTATTCCAATCCATTTTGAGAGACTATAAATTACTATTTGCTATTCTGACGGTGGCCATCGTCTGGGGAACTACTTTTTTGGGGATACGTGTTGCAGTGGAAAGCATTCCCGGATGGTTTGTCGCGGGCATACGCCAGCTTCTGGCCGCAATTATAATGGGAACAATTCTTATATTCCGGAAAGAACTGAAATGGATTGGCTGGAAAAATTTAAGGTATCAGATTATTTTCTCTACCTTAATGCTTGTAGGTGCTAATGGCCTAACTACAGTTGCTGAGGAAAATGTAACGAGTAGTCTTGCTTCTCTGATTAGTGCCTGTGCCCCTATTCTGGTTTTTCTGGGAAGTTTGGCTGTAGGATTACAGAAGTTCAGTTTTCGGGCAATGACAGGAATTCTGATTTGTTTCTTTGGGATTATCTTCATTTTCTGGGACGGATTAAAAGATCTGGCCAATCCAAGCTACAGGAATGGTATTTTTCTGATGTTCTGTGCTATTTCAGGATGGGCATCAGGAACGATTTTCACTAAAAAAATGAATATACAAAGCGGCAATATCTCATTGAACTTATTTTATCAATTTGCTTTTGCCGGAATTGTACAGATTATACTGGCCTTTATATTTTCAGACAATTACAATTTTGGAAACTGGACCTTAAAAAGTATATCGGCTATGATCTATCTTGCTGTTTTTGGTTCCGTGACTGCTTTTTTCGCTTTTCACTATGCACTCACCAAAATCACACCAATACAAGTTTCCATACTGGCTTATATCAATACTATTATTGCTATATTTTTAGGCTGGTTACTTTTGGACGAAGAAATTTCTATTAAGTTTATTATAGCAGCATTTCTTATTATCTGCGGTGTGTTTATTACGAACTATAAACCAAAATCTGAACGTAGGCTAACATAATACATCAATACCAAAACACGAATTATATTTAAACTCTTTTGGTTTTAAGGCACAAATTGCTTCGCAATACTTATAAATCTTTAATTTTTCGTGTCCTAATATTTCGCGCATTGATATAATAACCAGTGTCTTTGTGTTTGTAAATATTCTTAATATGTTTTGTATAAGTATAATAAAAAAGAGCACTAAAGTGCTCTTTTATTTTAATCTATTGTTTTGTGAGAATCTTCCAGCAGGTTATTAAGATCTTTTAATTCCTGAGCGCTTAAATCCCGCCATTTACCAATTGGTAAATCCAGTCTGATATTCATAATACGAATACGTTTCAGCTTTTTTACTTCGTAGCCCAGAAATTCACACATTCTCCGAATCTGTCGGTTTAATCCTTGGGTAAGAACAATTCTGAATGTAAAATTATCAATCTGCTCTACTTCACATTTTTTAGTAACAGTATCCAGAATAGGCACTCCGTTTCTCATTTTATCCAGAAACTTCGGTGTTATAGGCTGGTTTACTCTTACCAGATATTCTTTACCATGATTATTTCGGGAACGGAGGATCTTATTTACAATATCACCATCCGATGTCAGCAAAATTAATCCTTCACTTGGCTTGTCCAGTCGTCCAATTGGAAAAATACGTTTAGGATGGTTAATATAATCAATTATATTATTCTTTTCCCGCTTGGTATCGGTTGTACAAACAATACCTACAGGCTTATTGAAAGCTATATAAACATGCTCTTCATCTGTTTTACGGATAGAAACTCCATCTACAAAGATTTCATCTTCATCCGAAACTTTAGTCCCCATTTCCGGCAGTTTTCCGTTTATTGTAATTCTGCCTTCTTCCAATAATTTATCTGCTGCTCTTCTGGAACAGTAGCCTACTTCTGAAAGGTATTTATTGATACGTGTTTTTTCCAAACTTTTATATTCTGTATTATTCTGCAATTACCTGCACCATTTCTTTTATCTTCACCAGCTTCTCCATTAATTCTTCACGGGAATCAGCCAGTACATTAATATGTCCCATTTTTCTGCCCGGTTTAGTTTCTGTTTTACCATATAAGTGAATATATGTTTTTGGCAGTTTTAGTACTTCATCTAGCCCTGCATACACTACTTTTCCGGAAAAGCCTTCTGCTCCTACCAAATTTAGCATTCCGCTAAAAGTAACAGCATCTGTGTCGGCCAATGGTAAGTTTTTCACTACACGATACATTTGTTCGAACTGCGAATTGGTGTTGCCCTCCTGACTCTGATGTCCTGAATTATGAAGTCTAGGAGCCGTCTCATTTACCCATACTTTACCATCTTTATCCAAAAATAATTCGATGGCAAATAGTCCCGGAGAATTAATTGCTGCCAAGAATTTATCTGTAATTGCTGAGATCTGATTTTGTATATCCTCAGTCAGTGTTGTTGGACAAATATTGAAATCTAACAGATTAAGTTTAGGATCTGCAAC is a window of Elizabethkingia anophelis R26 DNA encoding:
- a CDS encoding DUF4377 domain-containing protein, giving the protein MKKILAFSKLFVAVLGLFVLQQCNVQKTAKGNDAETFVVASKQVDCTGVGKQKCYLVKEGEAKIWSYMYQSVEGFTYEPGYEYVLKVKKEKVANPPADASSVRYILEKVVSKKQKISEDLPQ
- the purE gene encoding 5-(carboxyamino)imidazole ribonucleotide mutase; this encodes MIGIIMGSQSDLPIMEQAANFLNDLGIPYELTVVSAHRTPERMFEYAKSAKQRGLKVIIAGAGGAAHLPGMVASCTTLPVIGVPILSSNSIDGWDSVLSILQMPGGIPVATVALNGALNAGILAAKIIGSADEQVAEKLQQYQDTLKDKVLGTVDVIKAQHPNHYDQ
- a CDS encoding DUF6630 family protein, whose product is MWNPFRKKKKIKHNKYNFDFESFYKLFMYLQEDNSYVETLVEGQHKVAEMIWYEIPNSYRDSETDLNVLKKNGFSNFYELLNKVHEKAEIGLIDTEEWLKNDGQYNLMQFNFRTDPSEEEQSYFKSALHKFYVLFVIVGDGEEINAYRIFYKRGMDYSIAGLLDSTDIVDLNNPDSEIEPAIAELEKVLAAMSQETGVEINKGITDKYPNARVSREITLQDFKDVLGLANYWEIEDLEEKAQYLYEQNYRDKDELIAELEEKDEDWEYYDDGYFPLRFEIIHEDNYWYSDWKFDPEDIEGIIGAFLDERWNFNYPEETYSHDLFPYIQKALAERDLELMNMNTLGDSYGFFLVKKENVAPLLSLSAKMALGIEQLR
- a CDS encoding DMT family transporter, producing the protein MRDYKLLFAILTVAIVWGTTFLGIRVAVESIPGWFVAGIRQLLAAIIMGTILIFRKELKWIGWKNLRYQIIFSTLMLVGANGLTTVAEENVTSSLASLISACAPILVFLGSLAVGLQKFSFRAMTGILICFFGIIFIFWDGLKDLANPSYRNGIFLMFCAISGWASGTIFTKKMNIQSGNISLNLFYQFAFAGIVQIILAFIFSDNYNFGNWTLKSISAMIYLAVFGSVTAFFAFHYALTKITPIQVSILAYINTIIAIFLGWLLLDEEISIKFIIAAFLIICGVFITNYKPKSERRLT
- the rluF gene encoding 23S rRNA pseudouridine(2604) synthase RluF: MEKTRINKYLSEVGYCSRRAADKLLEEGRITINGKLPEMGTKVSDEDEIFVDGVSIRKTDEEHVYIAFNKPVGIVCTTDTKREKNNIIDYINHPKRIFPIGRLDKPSEGLILLTSDGDIVNKILRSRNNHGKEYLVRVNQPITPKFLDKMRNGVPILDTVTKKCEVEQIDNFTFRIVLTQGLNRQIRRMCEFLGYEVKKLKRIRIMNIRLDLPIGKWRDLSAQELKDLNNLLEDSHKTID